In Streptomyces chartreusis, the following proteins share a genomic window:
- a CDS encoding SDR family oxidoreductase: MRIVIAGGHGQIALRLEKLLAARGDEVAGIIRKAEQSADLREAGAEPVVLDLESASVEEVTSHLQGADAAVFAAGAGPGSGTDRKDTVDKGAAVLFADAAVRAGVRRFLVVSSMGADPQHKGDEIFDVYLRAKGAADEYVRGLDALDWTILRPGMLTNDAGNGQVRLEAHTGRGPIPRDDVAAVLAELLDTPATHGLTLELISGSAPVSVAVKSVAGN; the protein is encoded by the coding sequence ATGCGCATTGTCATCGCTGGTGGTCATGGTCAGATCGCGTTGCGGCTGGAGAAGCTGCTCGCCGCGCGCGGGGACGAGGTCGCGGGGATCATCCGCAAGGCCGAACAGAGCGCCGATCTGCGGGAGGCCGGTGCCGAACCCGTCGTGCTGGACCTGGAGTCGGCGTCCGTCGAGGAGGTGACCTCCCATCTCCAGGGCGCGGACGCGGCGGTCTTCGCGGCCGGCGCGGGCCCGGGCAGCGGAACGGACCGCAAGGACACGGTGGACAAGGGGGCGGCCGTCCTGTTCGCGGACGCGGCGGTCCGGGCGGGCGTACGGCGCTTCCTGGTCGTGTCGTCGATGGGCGCGGACCCGCAGCACAAGGGCGACGAGATCTTCGACGTCTATCTGCGCGCCAAGGGCGCAGCCGACGAGTACGTCCGCGGCTTGGACGCCCTGGACTGGACGATCCTGCGCCCCGGAATGCTGACGAACGACGCCGGGAACGGCCAGGTGCGCCTGGAGGCCCACACCGGCCGCGGCCCGATCCCACGCGACGACGTGGCCGCCGTACTCGCGGAGTTGCTCGACACCCCGGCCACGCACGGCCTGACACTCGAACTCATCAGCGGCTCGGCCCCGGTGTCGGTGGCGGTGAAGTCGGTGGCGGGGAACTGA
- a CDS encoding DNA polymerase Y family protein: MTPDGTAHQVSTVMHVRCPDRLGEETYRQVLELLAELSPVVQALPPTAALVELKGALRYHGTDTRRLGEVLRVRSLSRLGVDVRVGIGPSITVAATASTQIPKPGGVLAVEPGEAGPWLAPLPVDALHGIGPRQAETLIDYGIHSVGLLAAVRPTTVQRLLGGRAGRTAADRARGIDPRPVVPRDLPAAVTVRWRFDRHTLDGADARAALLNLVIRLGQLLRGRDQAARALTLTLTFTGDGRWGKTRRLAEPSGHDDDLRLIACQLMDAAGLQRGRLTALALKGEDLIDADRVAQQISLDGTRESRLIAEAAVDRVRGKFGPRRIGPATVFRRAS, encoded by the coding sequence ATGACCCCAGACGGAACGGCACACCAGGTCTCGACGGTGATGCATGTGCGCTGCCCGGACCGGCTGGGGGAGGAGACCTACCGGCAGGTCCTGGAGCTGCTCGCGGAGCTCTCCCCGGTCGTGCAGGCCCTGCCGCCCACGGCTGCCCTGGTGGAACTGAAGGGCGCGCTGCGCTACCACGGCACCGACACGCGCCGCCTGGGCGAGGTCCTGCGCGTGCGTTCCCTCTCACGGCTGGGCGTCGACGTCCGCGTCGGCATCGGCCCCTCGATCACGGTCGCGGCCACCGCCTCCACCCAGATCCCGAAGCCCGGCGGAGTCCTGGCCGTCGAACCCGGAGAGGCCGGCCCGTGGCTGGCGCCGCTGCCGGTCGACGCCCTGCACGGCATCGGGCCCCGTCAGGCCGAAACGCTGATCGACTACGGGATCCACAGCGTCGGCCTGCTCGCCGCCGTTCGGCCAACCACGGTGCAGCGCCTGCTCGGAGGGCGTGCCGGCCGCACCGCCGCCGACCGAGCCCGCGGCATCGACCCTCGACCCGTCGTCCCACGCGACCTGCCTGCGGCCGTGACCGTCCGCTGGAGGTTCGACCGGCACACGCTGGACGGCGCCGACGCCCGCGCCGCCCTCCTCAACCTGGTCATCCGCCTCGGACAACTGCTCCGCGGCCGCGACCAGGCGGCCCGCGCGCTCACCCTCACCCTCACGTTCACTGGCGACGGCCGCTGGGGGAAGACCCGTCGCCTCGCCGAACCGTCCGGACACGACGACGACCTGCGCCTGATCGCCTGCCAGCTGATGGACGCCGCCGGCCTGCAACGCGGCCGCCTGACCGCACTCGCCCTCAAGGGCGAGGACCTCATCGACGCCGACCGTGTCGCCCAGCAGATCAGCCTGGACGGCACGCGCGAGTCCCGGCTCATCGCCGAAGCGGCTGTCGACCGGGTCCGCGGCAAGTTCGGCCCCCGCCGCATCGGCCCCGCCACCGTCTTCCGCCGCGCCTCATGA
- a CDS encoding TetR/AcrR family transcriptional regulator, with translation MVRMSAEERRESVVRAAMTEFARGGYYGTSTEAIAKRVGVSQPYLFRLFPGKKAIFLAAAERCVEDTIRMFEDAAEGVEGEEALHAMGDAYRKVVSEEPERLMMQMQMYLAVAAAEQEGDHEFGEAVRAGWTRLWDTVHLPLGADVGETTTFMAYGMLINCLVAMGFPPDHRVWAGMDPAGRDEERE, from the coding sequence ATGGTCAGGATGAGTGCAGAGGAGAGGCGCGAGAGTGTCGTCCGTGCGGCGATGACCGAGTTCGCCCGCGGCGGCTACTACGGCACGTCCACGGAGGCGATCGCCAAGCGGGTCGGCGTCTCGCAGCCGTATCTCTTCCGGCTCTTCCCGGGCAAGAAGGCGATCTTCCTCGCCGCGGCCGAACGCTGCGTGGAGGACACCATCCGGATGTTCGAGGACGCCGCCGAAGGGGTGGAGGGCGAAGAGGCCCTGCATGCCATGGGTGACGCGTACCGGAAGGTCGTCTCGGAAGAGCCCGAGCGGCTGATGATGCAGATGCAGATGTACCTCGCCGTGGCGGCCGCCGAGCAGGAAGGCGACCACGAGTTCGGCGAGGCGGTGCGGGCCGGCTGGACCCGGCTGTGGGACACCGTCCATCTGCCGCTGGGGGCCGACGTCGGCGAGACGACGACCTTCATGGCGTACGGGATGCTCATCAACTGCCTGGTGGCCATGGGGTTTCCGCCGGATCACCGGGTCTGGGCGGGGATGGACCCGGCGGGGCGGGACGAGGAGCGGGAGTAG
- a CDS encoding MFS transporter translates to MSHHTDQNARAARPGGAVWALVITSVAGFMAALDNLVVTTALPSIREDLGGALHDLEWTVSAYTLTFAVLLMFGAALGDRFGRRRLFLVGISIFTVASAAAALAPGIDSLIAARAVQGAGAAIMMPLTLTLLTAAVPAAKRGMAYGIWGAVNGLAIASGPLIGGSLTEHISWQWIFWLNVPLGIALLPLARLRLAESHGTGARLDIPGTLLASGGLFGIVYGLVRGPADGWTGRLVLTGLFAGGALLVGFVIYSTRAKNPMLPMRLFRSRAFSGINAASMLMFLGMFGSIFLLSQYMQGVLGYSPTEAGLRMLPWTGMPMLVAPIAGILADRIGGRPVVATGLFLQAAGLAYMASVVTVDVSYAAQLPGLIISGVGMALFFAPASHLVMSSVRASEQGIASGANNALREVGGALGIAVMASIFSAQGGYESGQSFVDGLRPALVTGATVVAVAGVAALIIPSRRRAEAAEDPAEQAPERVLETAAG, encoded by the coding sequence ATGTCACACCACACCGATCAGAACGCGCGGGCAGCCCGCCCGGGCGGGGCCGTATGGGCCCTCGTCATCACGAGCGTCGCCGGGTTCATGGCCGCGCTCGACAACCTCGTCGTCACCACCGCACTGCCCTCCATCCGTGAGGATCTGGGCGGAGCGCTGCACGACCTGGAGTGGACGGTGAGTGCGTACACACTCACCTTCGCCGTCCTGCTGATGTTCGGCGCGGCCCTCGGTGACCGCTTCGGCCGCCGCAGGCTCTTCCTCGTCGGTATCTCGATCTTCACCGTCGCGTCCGCCGCCGCGGCCCTCGCGCCCGGCATCGACTCCCTGATCGCCGCCCGCGCGGTCCAGGGCGCCGGTGCGGCGATCATGATGCCGCTGACGCTGACCCTGCTGACGGCAGCCGTGCCCGCGGCCAAGCGCGGGATGGCGTACGGCATCTGGGGTGCCGTCAACGGGCTCGCGATCGCGTCCGGGCCGCTCATCGGCGGCAGCCTCACGGAGCACATCTCCTGGCAGTGGATCTTCTGGCTGAACGTTCCGCTGGGCATCGCCCTGCTGCCGCTCGCCCGCCTGCGCCTCGCCGAGTCGCACGGCACCGGCGCCCGGCTCGACATCCCCGGCACCCTGCTCGCCAGCGGCGGCCTCTTCGGGATCGTGTACGGCCTGGTGCGCGGCCCCGCCGACGGCTGGACCGGACGTCTGGTCCTGACCGGCCTGTTCGCCGGAGGCGCCCTGCTCGTCGGGTTCGTCATCTACAGCACCCGCGCCAAGAACCCGATGCTGCCGATGCGGCTGTTCCGCTCCCGGGCGTTCTCCGGGATCAACGCCGCGAGCATGCTGATGTTCCTCGGGATGTTCGGGTCGATCTTCCTGCTCAGCCAGTACATGCAGGGAGTGCTCGGCTACTCGCCGACCGAGGCGGGCCTGCGGATGCTGCCGTGGACCGGCATGCCGATGCTGGTCGCGCCGATCGCCGGCATCCTCGCCGACCGCATCGGCGGCCGGCCCGTCGTCGCCACCGGCCTGTTCCTCCAGGCCGCGGGGCTCGCGTACATGGCGTCCGTGGTCACCGTCGACGTCTCCTACGCCGCCCAGCTGCCCGGCCTGATCATCAGCGGCGTCGGCATGGCACTGTTCTTCGCCCCGGCCTCCCACCTGGTCATGTCCAGCGTCCGCGCCTCCGAACAGGGCATCGCGTCCGGCGCCAACAACGCACTGCGCGAGGTCGGCGGCGCGCTCGGCATCGCCGTCATGGCGTCGATCTTCTCCGCGCAGGGCGGCTACGAGAGCGGCCAGAGCTTCGTCGACGGTCTGCGGCCCGCCCTGGTCACCGGCGCCACCGTGGTCGCCGTCGCCGGCGTCGCGGCCCTGATCATCCCGTCGCGACGGCGGGCCGAGGCGGCCGAGGACCCGGCCGAGCAGGCCCCGGAGCGGGTGCTGGAGACGGCCGCCGGCTGA
- the fxsT gene encoding FxSxx-COOH system tetratricopeptide repeat protein: MWNVPARNPGFVGRDDLLVEVRSRLAGGRAVAVVALDGRGGVGKTQLAAEYAHRFCGEYELVWWVRAEDPALIPGQLALLAVETGAAQPDTPPEKAVQALGHELRSRARWLVVFDNAEDPEALADFVPSGAGHVLITSRNPDWHSVASPLDVDVLARRDAVDLLRRRTPWLSEIDAGRLAEALDDLPLALVQAAAVLTTTTVDDYLALLANNASEVTDEGRPRDYRWSLAAQIRLSMRRLRALDPEAADVMNACALLAPEPFSLPTGSGQGTHEDASVSLVVTDRPTRTRVLSTLHQHGLARVAGGSLHLHRLTQAVLKDQLTTEERVAAAKNASFLLAAAYPGGAQEPASWPRWPDLLPHLLAIDPTDLVTGDARFAACEACLYLVERGSAPAVLPRLDALHKAWNTLLGPDHVHTWWAANYVASATALSGDRERAYAIHQDLFDRQRRALGEDHPHTMLSAASLAVRLVAVGRVEEALELGEETLARQRQVLGEDHPNTLLSAASQALRLASAGRVEEALELGEETLVRQRRVLGEDHPQTLMSATGMVLWLVAAGRVEEGLELGEETLVRQRRVLGEDHPQTLMTASNLAVRLVAAGRVEEALELGEDTLVRQRRVLGQDHRSTLVTAHWLDGASRHSHD, from the coding sequence GTGTGGAACGTTCCGGCCCGCAATCCCGGATTCGTGGGCCGGGATGACCTGCTGGTAGAGGTTCGATCCCGGCTGGCGGGCGGCCGTGCGGTGGCGGTGGTGGCGCTGGACGGCCGTGGTGGTGTGGGCAAGACACAATTGGCTGCCGAGTACGCCCACCGGTTTTGCGGGGAGTATGAGCTGGTGTGGTGGGTGCGGGCGGAAGACCCGGCCCTGATTCCCGGCCAGTTGGCTCTGCTGGCGGTTGAGACCGGGGCTGCTCAACCGGACACACCGCCCGAGAAGGCGGTGCAGGCGCTGGGGCACGAGCTGCGGTCGCGAGCGCGCTGGCTCGTCGTCTTCGACAACGCGGAGGATCCCGAAGCCTTGGCGGACTTCGTCCCGTCCGGGGCAGGTCATGTGCTGATCACCTCTCGCAACCCGGACTGGCACAGCGTGGCCTCGCCATTGGACGTCGACGTGCTGGCTCGCCGGGATGCGGTCGACCTGCTGCGCCGCCGGACGCCATGGCTGTCGGAAATCGATGCGGGGCGTCTGGCCGAGGCGCTGGATGACCTGCCGCTGGCCTTGGTACAGGCGGCAGCGGTCCTGACGACGACGACCGTGGACGACTACCTGGCATTGCTGGCAAACAACGCCAGCGAGGTCACTGACGAAGGCAGGCCGCGTGACTATCGATGGTCGCTGGCCGCACAGATCCGGCTGAGTATGCGACGGCTGCGGGCGCTGGACCCCGAGGCGGCAGACGTGATGAACGCCTGTGCGCTGCTGGCCCCCGAGCCGTTTTCCCTGCCCACCGGCAGTGGGCAAGGAACCCACGAAGACGCGTCTGTGAGTCTGGTGGTGACAGACCGACCCACCAGAACCCGTGTCCTGTCGACCCTCCACCAGCACGGGCTGGCCCGGGTAGCGGGCGGCAGCCTCCACCTGCACCGCCTCACCCAAGCCGTCCTCAAAGACCAGCTCACCACCGAGGAGCGCGTCGCCGCGGCCAAGAACGCCAGCTTTCTGCTCGCCGCGGCGTACCCCGGGGGGGCGCAGGAACCTGCTTCCTGGCCTCGCTGGCCCGACCTTCTGCCTCACCTGCTGGCGATCGACCCGACCGACTTGGTCACCGGCGATGCACGCTTCGCCGCCTGCGAAGCATGTCTGTACCTCGTTGAACGTGGCAGCGCACCGGCCGTCCTGCCCCGCCTTGATGCCCTGCACAAAGCCTGGAACACCCTGCTGGGCCCTGATCACGTACACACTTGGTGGGCAGCCAACTATGTGGCGTCGGCTACTGCTCTCTCTGGCGATCGGGAACGCGCCTATGCCATTCACCAGGACCTGTTCGATCGGCAGCGGCGAGCGCTGGGTGAGGATCACCCCCACACCATGTTGTCCGCGGCCTCTCTGGCGGTTCGGTTGGTTGCCGTGGGGCGAGTGGAGGAGGCCTTGGAGTTGGGTGAAGAGACCCTGGCCCGGCAGCGGCAGGTGTTGGGTGAGGACCACCCCAACACACTGTTGTCCGCGGCCTCTCAGGCGCTCCGGTTGGCGAGCGCGGGGCGGGTGGAGGAGGCCTTGGAGTTGGGTGAAGAGACCCTGGTCCGGCAGCGGCGGGTGTTGGGTGAGGACCACCCTCAGACGTTGATGAGCGCGACCGGGATGGTGCTCTGGTTGGTTGCCGCGGGGCGGGTGGAGGAGGGCTTGGAGTTGGGTGAAGAGACCCTGGTCCGGCAGCGGCGGGTGTTGGGTGAGGACCACCCTCAGACGTTGATGACCGCGTCCAACCTGGCGGTCCGGTTGGTTGCCGCGGGGCGGGTGGAGGAGGCCTTGGAGTTGGGTGAAGACACCCTGGTCCGCCAGCGGCGGGTGTTGGGTCAAGACCACCGCAGCACCCTGGTCACGGCACATTGGCTCGACGGTGCTTCACGACACAGCCATGACTGA
- the rpmG gene encoding 50S ribosomal protein L33: MAATDVRPKITLACVECKERNYITKKNRRNNPDRLEMKKHCPRCNAHTAHRETR; encoded by the coding sequence GTGGCTGCCACCGACGTCCGCCCGAAGATCACGCTGGCCTGCGTGGAGTGCAAGGAGCGGAACTACATCACCAAGAAGAACCGGCGTAACAACCCGGACCGTCTTGAGATGAAGAAGCACTGCCCGCGTTGCAACGCGCACACCGCGCACCGCGAGACGCGATAA
- a CDS encoding MaoC family dehydratase — translation MTAKIAYGDVEVGTELPAQNFPVTRATLVQYAGASGDFNPIHWNEKFAKEVGLPDVIAHGMFTMAEAIRVVTDWTGDPAAVVEYGVRFTKPVVVPNDDQGATIEVSGKVAAKLEDNKVRVDLTVVSEGRKVLGMSRAVVQLA, via the coding sequence ATGACGGCGAAGATTGCGTACGGTGACGTCGAGGTCGGCACCGAGCTGCCCGCCCAGAACTTCCCCGTGACCCGTGCCACGCTCGTCCAGTACGCGGGCGCCTCAGGGGACTTCAACCCGATCCACTGGAACGAGAAGTTCGCCAAGGAGGTCGGGCTGCCGGACGTCATCGCGCACGGCATGTTCACCATGGCCGAGGCGATCCGTGTGGTCACCGACTGGACCGGCGACCCGGCGGCGGTCGTCGAGTACGGCGTCCGCTTCACCAAGCCGGTCGTCGTGCCGAACGACGACCAGGGCGCCACGATCGAGGTCAGCGGCAAGGTCGCGGCCAAGCTCGAAGACAACAAGGTCCGCGTGGACCTGACCGTGGTCAGCGAGGGCCGCAAGGTGCTCGGCATGTCCCGGGCGGTCGTGCAGCTCGCGTGA
- a CDS encoding amidohydrolase family protein: MPDSHPQPPHSSSSSGSSGPADPGALLLCGARLTDGRTVDVRLDGGRIEAVGTAGSLAGGTRACGTRVDLGGYLLLPAPAEPHAHGDTALSADEGGPVSYDPHDVQRRATEAALLQLGHGATVLRAHVRVDEIQELNALAAVLQARRSLRGLTELTTVAMPRLLTGVAGADGLAMLRDAVKMGASVVGGCPDLDPDPTGYVEAVLEVASEHGCPVDLHTDATDPARLSRVAAMAGGLRPGVTLGPCGGLGRLPAQVASRAADQLAAAGVTVVCLPQGGCGGVERRATAPVRLLRSAGVRVAAGSGALRDVSNPVGRGDPLEAAYLLASRHGLRPEDAYDCVSASARAALGLPEVRVEAGFPAELLAVRGDRLSGALSLAYSRIVVHRGRVVARTSAVREYCNSAVAAELGLPRQGRGELS, translated from the coding sequence ATGCCCGACAGCCACCCCCAGCCGCCCCATTCGTCCTCCTCGTCGGGCTCGTCCGGACCGGCCGACCCGGGTGCCCTGCTGCTGTGCGGGGCACGGCTGACCGACGGCCGGACCGTGGACGTACGGCTGGACGGCGGGCGCATCGAGGCGGTCGGCACGGCCGGCAGCCTGGCGGGCGGCACACGCGCGTGCGGGACGCGCGTGGACCTCGGCGGCTATCTGCTTCTGCCTGCCCCGGCCGAACCGCACGCCCACGGCGACACCGCGCTCTCCGCCGACGAGGGCGGACCGGTCTCCTACGACCCTCATGACGTGCAGCGACGGGCCACCGAGGCCGCCCTGCTCCAGCTCGGGCACGGCGCGACCGTGCTGCGGGCACATGTGCGCGTGGACGAGATCCAGGAGCTGAACGCGCTCGCCGCCGTACTCCAGGCACGTCGTTCGCTGCGCGGGCTCACCGAGCTGACGACCGTGGCGATGCCCCGGCTGCTGACCGGCGTCGCCGGGGCCGACGGGCTCGCGATGCTGCGGGACGCCGTGAAGATGGGCGCGTCGGTGGTCGGCGGCTGTCCCGACCTCGACCCGGATCCGACGGGCTACGTGGAGGCCGTCCTGGAGGTCGCCTCCGAGCACGGCTGCCCCGTCGACCTGCACACCGACGCCACCGATCCGGCGCGGCTGTCCCGCGTCGCCGCGATGGCCGGTGGTCTGCGCCCCGGCGTGACGCTCGGCCCGTGCGGCGGCCTGGGGCGACTGCCCGCCCAGGTGGCCTCCCGCGCCGCGGACCAGCTCGCCGCGGCAGGTGTGACGGTCGTGTGCCTGCCGCAGGGCGGCTGCGGGGGCGTGGAGCGACGGGCGACGGCGCCCGTACGACTGCTGCGCTCCGCCGGCGTGCGCGTCGCCGCCGGGAGCGGTGCCCTGCGGGACGTGTCGAACCCGGTCGGCCGCGGGGACCCGCTGGAGGCCGCGTACCTGCTGGCCTCCCGCCACGGGCTGCGCCCCGAGGACGCGTACGACTGTGTCAGCGCCTCGGCGCGGGCGGCACTGGGTCTGCCCGAGGTGCGGGTGGAGGCGGGCTTCCCGGCCGAACTGCTGGCGGTCCGCGGGGACCGGCTGTCGGGCGCGCTGTCGCTGGCGTACAGCCGCATCGTGGTGCACCGCGGGCGGGTGGTGGCGCGGACGAGCGCGGTGCGGGAGTACTGCAACTCGGCGGTGGCCGCGGAGTTGGGGCTGCCCCGGCAGGGGCGGGGGGAGTTGTCGTGA
- a CDS encoding DUF6233 domain-containing protein has product MFDDLPPDLERLHTLRVWHALWVERIDRKIAAVQRRQAEEERGRQSQPERPDWIVELGIGADRAPVQVHAGDCYIAGKRRRAVSRDEARRLLVAGLEACTHCEPGTRLHILDLARRRSTGPSRPARKIEQPCHPRRTLRPR; this is encoded by the coding sequence GTGTTCGATGACCTGCCGCCCGATCTGGAGCGACTCCACACGCTGCGCGTCTGGCATGCCCTGTGGGTGGAGCGCATCGACCGCAAGATCGCAGCCGTTCAGCGGCGGCAGGCCGAAGAGGAACGCGGCCGGCAGAGCCAGCCCGAGCGGCCGGACTGGATCGTCGAACTCGGCATCGGCGCCGACCGCGCCCCCGTGCAGGTTCATGCCGGCGACTGCTACATCGCGGGCAAGCGGCGCCGCGCGGTCAGCCGCGACGAAGCCCGCCGCCTCCTCGTCGCAGGCCTCGAAGCCTGTACCCACTGCGAGCCCGGCACCCGGCTGCACATCCTCGACTTAGCCCGGCGGCGCAGCACAGGCCCCTCACGCCCGGCACGCAAGATCGAACAACCGTGCCATCCGAGGCGTACTCTTCGACCGCGGTGA
- a CDS encoding MaoC family dehydratase N-terminal domain-containing protein, whose product MALDQSFVGRSYPPTEPYEVGREKIREFAEAVGDTNPAYTDPEAAKALGHPDVIAPPTFVFSITFKAAGQVVEDPQLGLDYSRVVHGDQKFAYTRPVRAGDRLSVTSTIEAVKSMAGNEIVDIRGEVHDEAGEHVVTAWTKLVARGADAEEGQG is encoded by the coding sequence ATGGCGCTCGACCAGTCCTTCGTGGGGCGGAGCTACCCGCCCACCGAGCCCTATGAGGTGGGCCGGGAGAAGATCCGCGAGTTCGCGGAGGCCGTGGGGGACACCAACCCGGCGTACACCGACCCGGAGGCCGCCAAGGCGCTCGGCCACCCGGATGTGATCGCCCCGCCGACCTTTGTCTTCTCGATCACCTTCAAGGCGGCCGGACAGGTCGTCGAGGACCCCCAGCTGGGCCTGGACTACAGCCGGGTCGTGCACGGTGACCAGAAGTTCGCGTACACCCGGCCGGTGCGCGCCGGCGACCGGCTGTCCGTCACCTCGACCATCGAGGCCGTGAAGTCCATGGCGGGCAACGAGATCGTGGACATCCGCGGTGAGGTCCACGACGAGGCGGGCGAGCATGTCGTGACCGCCTGGACGAAGCTCGTGGCTCGCGGGGCGGACGCCGAAGAAGGGCAGGGCTGA
- a CDS encoding DUF6207 family protein — MRPINEAHVAEPGLAVVEVAAADDATAFAVQQLLAGQCALAPAERTTRVPGEPGVRLRCFLDLRQAPGL, encoded by the coding sequence ATGAGGCCGATCAACGAAGCACATGTGGCAGAGCCGGGACTGGCTGTGGTCGAGGTCGCGGCGGCCGACGACGCGACCGCCTTCGCCGTCCAGCAACTACTCGCCGGACAATGCGCTCTCGCGCCGGCGGAACGCACGACACGGGTGCCTGGCGAGCCGGGCGTGCGGCTGCGCTGCTTCCTCGACCTGCGCCAGGCACCCGGCTTGTAG
- a CDS encoding Ku protein, producing MPRSIWSGAISFGLVTVPINVVSATEDHSIRFHQYHLEDMGRVRVRKYCEVEDREVAQAEIGKGYQLTKEQVIPISDEELREIPLPTAKAIEIEAFVPLESIDPIRIGEGYYLQPSGQVAAKPYRLLVQALGRSSKVAVAKYAWSGRERLGVLRVKDDVIVLHAMRWPDEIRDPAELLPEPVELTEDELDGALALMDSMTRDDLDDPEFRDTYTDALAKVIEAKRDDKPLPKAPEPEETGGKVLDLMTALNESVAKAQAARGAGAGDAHEMPKKKTAAKKTTAKRTSVRRPRSA from the coding sequence ATGCCTCGATCGATCTGGTCAGGTGCCATCAGCTTCGGCCTGGTCACGGTGCCGATCAATGTGGTCAGCGCGACCGAGGACCACAGCATCCGCTTCCACCAGTACCACCTGGAGGACATGGGCCGGGTGCGTGTGCGCAAGTACTGCGAGGTCGAGGACCGCGAGGTCGCGCAGGCTGAGATCGGCAAGGGCTACCAGCTGACCAAGGAACAGGTCATCCCGATCAGCGACGAGGAGCTGCGCGAGATCCCCCTGCCGACGGCCAAGGCGATCGAGATCGAGGCCTTTGTGCCGCTGGAGTCGATCGACCCGATCCGGATCGGCGAGGGCTACTACCTCCAGCCGTCCGGCCAGGTGGCGGCGAAACCGTACCGGCTTCTTGTTCAGGCCCTTGGCCGTTCTTCGAAGGTCGCCGTCGCCAAGTACGCCTGGTCCGGGCGGGAGCGCTTGGGCGTCCTGCGCGTGAAGGACGACGTCATCGTGCTGCACGCCATGCGCTGGCCCGACGAGATCCGCGACCCTGCCGAGCTGCTGCCTGAGCCCGTGGAACTGACCGAGGACGAGCTCGACGGCGCCCTGGCCCTCATGGACAGCATGACCCGCGACGACCTCGACGATCCCGAATTCCGCGACACCTACACCGACGCCCTGGCCAAGGTCATCGAAGCCAAACGCGACGACAAACCCTTGCCCAAGGCACCCGAGCCCGAAGAGACGGGCGGCAAGGTCCTCGACCTGATGACCGCCCTTAACGAATCCGTGGCCAAGGCGCAAGCCGCCCGCGGCGCAGGCGCCGGCGACGCACACGAGATGCCGAAGAAGAAGACCGCGGCCAAGAAGACGACCGCGAAGAGGACATCGGTACGACGGCCGCGTAGCGCCTAG